In a genomic window of Streptococcus oralis:
- a CDS encoding TlpA family protein disulfide reductase, which produces MQKDKWWLPFLAVGVIIGLSVGLIYYTRPAKDGEVGTSSVSQSTSSAENNTALSLKGQQLPEFKMTSQDGKLVASSELYDKPMLIVEWASWCPHCQKQLPIVQQMYEKYGEQINFVLLNMNEPGKETKESADRYIKEKGYTFPYYYDEDQSAADLLQVQTIPSMYFVTKKQEVKNVLVNHSDAESFSKELQTLLN; this is translated from the coding sequence ATGCAAAAAGATAAGTGGTGGCTTCCGTTTTTAGCAGTGGGAGTCATCATCGGATTGTCGGTGGGTTTGATTTATTATACTAGACCCGCTAAGGACGGAGAAGTAGGGACTTCATCAGTTTCGCAATCAACTTCAAGTGCTGAGAACAATACTGCCTTGAGTCTAAAAGGTCAACAACTTCCAGAATTTAAAATGACTTCTCAAGACGGTAAATTGGTTGCTAGTTCAGAGCTGTATGATAAACCTATGTTAATTGTCGAATGGGCTAGTTGGTGTCCTCATTGTCAGAAACAACTACCCATTGTTCAGCAGATGTATGAAAAGTATGGTGAACAGATCAATTTTGTTTTACTAAATATGAACGAACCTGGTAAAGAAACAAAGGAGAGTGCTGATCGATACATTAAGGAAAAAGGATACACTTTCCCTTATTACTATGACGAAGATCAATCAGCGGCAGATCTATTACAGGTTCAGACCATACCAAGTATGTATTTTGTAACCAAAAAGCAAGAAGTAAAAAATGTATTGGTTAATCATTCCGATGCGGAAAGCTTTTCTAAAGAGTTGCAAACACTACTCAACTAA
- the glnR gene encoding transcriptional repressor GlnR, with the protein MKEREFRRNMAVFPIGSVMKLTDLSARQIRYYEDQELIKPDRNEGNRRMYSLNDMDRLLEIKDYISEGHNIAAIKKKYAEREAKSKKAVSQTEVRRALHNELLQQGRFASVRSPFGRG; encoded by the coding sequence ATGAAGGAAAGAGAATTTCGCCGAAATATGGCTGTTTTTCCTATCGGCAGTGTTATGAAGTTGACCGATCTCTCGGCGCGTCAGATTCGTTATTATGAAGATCAAGAGTTGATCAAACCTGATCGAAACGAAGGGAACCGTCGCATGTATTCGTTGAATGACATGGATCGTCTGCTTGAAATCAAAGATTATATCTCTGAAGGTCATAATATTGCTGCGATTAAGAAAAAATATGCTGAACGCGAGGCGAAGTCCAAGAAAGCCGTGAGTCAGACGGAAGTGCGTCGTGCACTTCACAATGAACTCCTCCAGCAGGGGCGCTTTGCTTCAGTACGGTCACCCTTTGGTCGCGGTTAG
- the glnA gene encoding type I glutamate--ammonia ligase translates to MPITAADIRREVKEKNVTFIRLMFSDILGTMKNVEIPATDEQLDKVLSNKAMFDGSSIEGFVRINESDMYLYPDLDTWTVFPWGDENGSVAGLICDVYTTEGEPFAGDPRGNLKRALRHMEEVGFKSFNLGPEPEFFLFKLDENGDPTLEVNDKGGYFDLAPTDLADNTRREIVNVLTKMGFEVEASHHEVAVGQHEIDFKYDEVLRACDKIQIFKLVVKTIARKHGLYATFMAKPKFGIAGSGMHCNMSLFDAEGNNAFFDPNDPKGMQLSETAYHFLGGLIKHAYNYTAIMNPTVNSYKRLVPGYEAPVYIAWAGRNRSPLVRVPASRGMGTRLELRSVDPMANPYIAMAVLLEVGLHGIENKIEAPAPIEENIYIMTAEERKEAGITDLPSTLHNALKALTEDEVVKAALGEHIYTSFLEAKRIEWASYATFVSQWEVDNYLDLY, encoded by the coding sequence ATGCCAATCACAGCTGCAGATATTCGTCGTGAAGTCAAGGAAAAAAATGTTACCTTTATCCGTCTCATGTTTTCAGATATTCTGGGAACCATGAAAAACGTCGAAATTCCTGCTACAGATGAACAGTTAGATAAGGTCTTGTCAAACAAAGCCATGTTTGATGGCTCTTCTATTGAAGGTTTTGTACGTATCAATGAGTCAGATATGTACTTGTACCCAGACTTGGATACATGGACAGTCTTCCCTTGGGGAGATGAAAATGGAAGTGTTGCAGGTTTGATCTGTGATGTCTATACAACAGAAGGCGAACCCTTTGCAGGTGACCCTCGTGGTAATCTGAAGCGTGCACTTCGTCATATGGAAGAAGTAGGATTCAAATCTTTCAACCTTGGTCCAGAACCAGAATTCTTCCTCTTTAAGTTGGATGAAAATGGGGATCCAACACTTGAAGTAAATGACAAGGGTGGCTACTTCGACTTGGCGCCTACAGACCTTGCAGACAATACGCGTCGTGAAATCGTTAATGTCTTGACCAAAATGGGATTTGAAGTAGAAGCGAGTCACCACGAGGTTGCGGTTGGACAACACGAGATTGACTTCAAGTATGATGAAGTCCTCCGTGCCTGTGACAAGATTCAAATCTTTAAACTTGTTGTTAAAACCATTGCTCGTAAACACGGTCTTTACGCAACCTTCATGGCGAAACCAAAATTTGGTATCGCTGGATCAGGTATGCACTGTAATATGTCCTTGTTTGATGCAGAAGGAAATAATGCCTTCTTTGATCCAAATGATCCAAAAGGAATGCAGTTGTCTGAAACGGCCTACCATTTCCTTGGCGGTTTGATTAAGCATGCTTACAACTATACTGCTATCATGAACCCAACAGTTAACTCATACAAACGTTTGGTTCCAGGTTATGAAGCGCCTGTTTACATTGCTTGGGCTGGTCGTAACCGTTCGCCACTTGTGCGCGTACCAGCTTCACGTGGTATGGGAACTCGTCTTGAGTTGCGTTCAGTGGACCCGATGGCAAACCCATACATCGCTATGGCAGTTCTATTGGAAGTTGGTTTGCATGGTATTGAAAACAAAATCGAAGCACCAGCTCCTATCGAAGAAAATATCTATATCATGACAGCGGAAGAGCGTAAGGAAGCTGGAATTACTGACCTTCCATCAACGCTTCACAACGCCTTGAAAGCCTTGACTGAGGATGAAGTGGTCAAGGCAGCCCTAGGTGAACACATCTACACTAGTTTCCTTGAAGCCAAACGTATCGAGTGGGCTAGCTATGCAACCTTTGTGTCACAATGGGAAGTTGATAATTATCTTGATTTGTATTAA